The following proteins are co-located in the Methanofollis sp. genome:
- a CDS encoding N-6 DNA methylase, whose protein sequence is DAYTAFKTVEGFSAVATTDEIAENDFTLEVSRYVLPVEEKVETIDLDATLADLEEVRRKKAEALDRFLASVARLKDTRR, encoded by the coding sequence GACGCCTACACCGCCTTCAAAACAGTCGAAGGCTTCAGCGCCGTGGCGACCACCGACGAGATCGCGGAGAACGACTTCACCCTGGAGGTCTCGCGCTACGTCCTCCCCGTGGAGGAGAAGGTCGAGACAATCGACCTCGACGCCACCCTCGCAGACCTCGAAGAGGTCAGGAGAAAGAAGGCGGAGGCCCTCGACCGGTTCCTGGCGAGCGTCGCACGCCTGAAGGACACGCGGAGATAG